A region of Ficedula albicollis isolate OC2 chromosome 10, FicAlb1.5, whole genome shotgun sequence DNA encodes the following proteins:
- the LOC107603866 gene encoding uncharacterized protein LOC107603866 has product MFQVFWGRVPCLFGVVFQVCLGPFSRCVFGDVFQVFWGRVPCLFGVVFQVCLGPFSRCVFGDVFQVFWGRVPCLFGVVFQVCLGPFSRCVFGDVFQVFWGRVPCFFGAMFQVCFGPCLGQCSQCVLGPRSRCVFTDVPGVSGCVPGVLGHVPGVFWAMFGAVFPVCFGATFQVCIYRCSRCFGLCSRCFGPCSRCVLGHVWGSVPGVFWGHVPGGYLQMFQVFWAVFQVCLGPCSRCVFTDVPGVLGRVPGVFWGHVPGVCLQMFQVCVYRCSRCVFTDVPGAFGSGSASLTMFPCAVASPGFRSLPAAGSLPGSS; this is encoded by the exons ATGTTCCAGGTGTTTTGGGGCCGTGTTCCCTGTTTGTTTGGGGTCGTGttccaggtgtgtttggggCCGTTTTCCAGGTGTGTGTTTGGAGATGTGTTCCAGGTGTTTTGGGGCCGTGTTCCCTGTTTGTTTGGGGTCGTGttccaggtgtgtttggggCCGTTTTCCAGGTGTGTGTTTGGAGATGTGTTCCAGGTGTTTTGGGGCCGTGTTCCCTGTTTGTTTGGGGTCGTGttccaggtgtgtttggggCCGTTTTCCAGGTGTGTGTTTGGAGATGTGTTCCAGGTATTTTGGGGCCGTGTTCCCTGTTTCTTTGGGGCCATgttccaggtgtgttttgggcCATGTTTGGGGCAGTGTTCCCAGTGTGTTTTGGGGCCACGTTCCAGGTGTGTATTTACAGATGTTCCAGGTGTTTCGGGCTGTGTTCCAGGTGTTTTGGGCCATgttccaggtgtgttttgggcCATGTTTGGGGCAGTGTTCCCAGTGTGTTTTGGGGCCACGTTCCAGGTGTGTATTTACAGATGTTCCAGGTGTTTCGGGCTGTGTTCCAGGTGTTTTGGGCCATgttccaggtgtgttttgggcCATGTTTGGGGCAGTgttccaggtgtgttttggggcCATGTTCCAGGTGGGTATTTACAGATGTTCCAGGTGTTTTGGGCTGTGttccaggtgtgtttggggCCATGTTCCAGGTGTGTGTTTACAGATGTTCCAGGTGTTTTGGGCCGTgttccaggtgtgttttggggcCACGTTCCAGGTGTGTGTTTACAGATGTTCCAGGTGTGTGTTTACAGATGTTCCAG GTGTGTGTTTACAGATGTTCCAGGTGCTTTTGGCTCTGGTTCAGCCTCGCTGACAATGTTCCCGTGTGCTGTGGCATCGCCTGGGTTCaggtccctgcctgcagcaggatcccttcctgggagcagctga